A genomic stretch from Eretmochelys imbricata isolate rEreImb1 chromosome 24, rEreImb1.hap1, whole genome shotgun sequence includes:
- the RXFP4 gene encoding relaxin-3 receptor 2, whose translation MGQLNSSARPDFGNKSLLDAWGLSGDDAASVPADGIFGLRILISSIYLVVCTVGLLGNSMVMYLVRAQKGRPASPIDVFVFGLALADFHFALTLPFWAVETALDFTWPFGNVMCKLVLTLTVLSVYANVFLLTTMSVTRYCSVASAIRPGLKLTANLAKWITVALWAAALGATVPTAIFATVTDVVGVELCLLKFPTNRWLGVYHLQKVLVAFVVPLVIILASYLRLLSFLQQHRVNTNNPRRQSQIATSVWLVVTSFFVCWFPNHVVTFWGALVKFRAVPWDKTFYFLHTYIFPLTTCLAHSNSCLNPVIYCLMRREFRRALKEAFLSLLAQASSYLPSSTSKGREEGTAQVVLPLHQRGTPSSLQVAEKEYALLSTTITVMPELRAEEASPQGEVGTALGQASTRRY comes from the coding sequence ATGGGGCAGTTGAACAGCTCAGCACGGCCCGACTTCGGGAACAAATCCCTGCTGGACGCTTGGGGGCTGAGCGGGGATGATGCGGCCTCCGTCCCGGCTGATGGGATCTTCGGCCTGCGGATCCTCATCTCCAGCATCTACTTGGTGGTGTGCACCGTGGGGCTGCTGGGCAATTCCATGGTCATGTACTTGGTCCGGGCCCAGAAGGGCAGGCCGGCCTCTCCCATAGACGTCTTTGTCTTCGGCCTGGCGCTGGCTGACTTCCACTTTGCCCTGACCCTGCCCTTCTGGGCAGTGGAGACGGCCCTGGATTTCACTTGGCCCTTCGGCAATGTCATGTGCAAGCTGGTCCTCACCTTGACCGTCCTGAGCGTCTACGCTAACGTCTTCCTGCTCACCACCATGAGCGTCACCCGCTACTGTTCCGTGGCCTCTGCCATCAGGCCCGGCCTCAAGCTGACCGCCAACCTGGCCAAGTGGATCACCGTGGCTCTTTGGGCCGCAGCCTTGGGAGCCACCGTACCCACCGCCATCTTTGCCACGGTGACAGATGTGGTCGGGGTGGAGTTGTGCCTGCTCAAATTCCCCACCAACCGGTGGCTGGGAGTGTATCACCTCCAGAAGGTGCTGGTGGCCTTTGTGGTGCCCTTGGTCATCATCTTGGCCTCCTACCTGCGGCTCCTGAGCTTCCTCCAACAGCACCGTGTCAACACCAACAACCCCAGGAGGCAGAGCCAGATCGCCACGTCCGTCTGGCTAGTGGTCACCTCCTTCTTCGTCTGCTGGTTCCCCAACCACGTGGTGACCTTCTGGGGGGCCCTGGTGAAGTTCAGGGCTGTCCCCTGGGACAAGACCTTCTACTTCCTCCACACCTACATCTTCCCCCTCACCACCTGCCTGGCCCACAGCAACAGCTGCCTTAACCCTGTCATCTACTGCCTGATGCGGAGGGAGTTTCGCAGGGCTCTGAAGGAGGCTTTCTTGAGCCTCTTGGCCCAGGCTTCCTCCTACCTGCCTTCCTCCACCagcaagggaagggaggagggcacCGCCCAGGTGGTACTGCCCTTGCACCAGAGGGGCACCCCCAGCAGCCTGCAGGTGGCAGAGAAGGAATACGCCCTGCTGTCTACCACCATCACCGTCATGCCTGAGCTGAGAGCCGAGGAGGCCAGCCCGCAGGGCgaggtagggacggccctggggCAGGCTTCAACGAGGAGATACTGA